The genomic segment CGCGAGTTGCCGTCGCGCGATGCGATCTGCACGATCGTGTCGGGCTTGCGCGCGTCGATGTTCCCGACGCATTACGGCGCGCCCGATCTGACCGACGAGACCGTCGACTACTACGTCGGCCATACGCTCGAAAGCACGCTGCGCCTGCTCGCCGAGCAGATTCGCCGCGCGCTGCGGTTCCTGCCCGAGCACGCGGAGACGCCGCTTGCCGTGCTCGACGAACGCGCGTTCGAGATCGCGCGCGAGTTCGGCACGCAGTTGCCCCGCATCCGCGCGCTCCTCGTCAGCGACATCCAGGCCGCATACACCGGCGATCCGGCCGCGCAGCACATCACCGAAATCCTGCTCTGCTATCCGGGCGTGCTCGCGATGATGCACCACCGGCTTGCCCATGCGCTGTATCGGCTCGGCGTGCCGCTGCTCGCGCGCTTCATCAACGAGATCGCGCATTCGGCGACGGGCATCGACATCCATCCGGGCGCGCAAATCGGCTCGAGCTTCTTCATCGACCACGGCACGGGCGTCGTGATTGGCGAGACCGCGATCATCGGCGAGCGCGTGCGCGTCTATCAGGCGGTCACGCTCGGCGCGAAGAGCTTTCCCGCCGACGGCGACGGGATGCTCGTCAAGGGCAACGCGCGGCATCCGGTCGTCGAGGACGATGTGGTCATCTATGCGGGCGCGACGATCCTCGGCCGCGTGACGATCGGCAAGGGCTCGGTGATCGGCGGCAACGTGTGGCTCACGCACAGCGTGCCGCCCGGCAGCAGCGTCGCGCAGGGGAAGATTCGCGAGAGCGACAAGGATCAGGCCGAGAAGGACTGAGCGGGCGGCGCGGTTGCCGCTTGCCGCCGTCGCACCGAATCAATGCTTGCCGGCCGGCGACCGGTGCTTGTACAGCACGTCCTGATCGACGCGGATCAGATTCTGTCCCGCGTCGACGACGAAATCGGCGCCGTTGTACGCAGGCCCCGTCAACAGCAGGATCGCGTCCGCGACGTCGTTCGGTCCGGCGATCCGCGCAAGCGGCGTCGATGCGCGGCTCGCGTGCTCGAAATCGGCGGGCGTCTGATCGTCGCTCGGCAGCATCAATCCAGGAAACACCGCGTTCACGCGCAGCACCGGGCTCGCCGACAGCGCGAGCATCTGCGTGAGATTGCCGAGCGCCGCTTTCGCGACCGTGTAGCTGAAGTGGTCGCGATGGAAGTTTTCCTTGATCTTCTGATCGACGACGTTGATCACGACGCCCTGCGCGAGCGCCGCCTTCGCACGCTCGTAGTACGCGCGCGTCAGCAGGACCGGTGCGCGGCAGTTGATCGCCCACGCGTTGTCGAATGC from the Burkholderia humptydooensis genome contains:
- the epsC gene encoding serine O-acetyltransferase EpsC; this translates as MSKSARNWGLEQIVADLRESREKLHRTRHPRGIRELPSRDAICTIVSGLRASMFPTHYGAPDLTDETVDYYVGHTLESTLRLLAEQIRRALRFLPEHAETPLAVLDERAFEIAREFGTQLPRIRALLVSDIQAAYTGDPAAQHITEILLCYPGVLAMMHHRLAHALYRLGVPLLARFINEIAHSATGIDIHPGAQIGSSFFIDHGTGVVIGETAIIGERVRVYQAVTLGAKSFPADGDGMLVKGNARHPVVEDDVVIYAGATILGRVTIGKGSVIGGNVWLTHSVPPGSSVAQGKIRESDKDQAEKD
- a CDS encoding SDR family oxidoreductase, with the translated sequence MQPSMKSATPPVVLVTGAARRAGRAFALRFAARGYRVAVHYDRSADAAQAVVREIESSGGEAVALQADLAHAEAITQLVDAVYARFGRLDVLVNNASVFWQDHLPSFDLAAFDNAWAINCRAPVLLTRAYYERAKAALAQGVVINVVDQKIKENFHRDHFSYTVAKAALGNLTQMLALSASPVLRVNAVFPGLMLPSDDQTPADFEHASRASTPLARIAGPNDVADAILLLTGPAYNGADFVVDAGQNLIRVDQDVLYKHRSPAGKH